In one Drosophila pseudoobscura strain MV-25-SWS-2005 chromosome X, UCI_Dpse_MV25, whole genome shotgun sequence genomic region, the following are encoded:
- the LOC4813784 gene encoding M-phase-specific PLK1-interacting protein, producing the protein MGTPRRGFNNFPPYSQGMRQYPSQGSDYMSQHAGGLQAPQQPNFGFYEDKQSFAQPKPNTPHFYQNTAPQEQMHRPRQQQQMPFGQGRGRNFGRGGGGFNRRPHHHFKDHGSQYFHPSMLEDPWRDLMARHNAIHGPSVDEEQVGV; encoded by the coding sequence ATGGGTACACCTCGCAGGGGATTCAACAATTTCCCGCCATACTCCCAGGGAATGAGACAATATCCGTCCCAGGGCTCGGATTATATGTCGCAGCATGCTGGCGGACTGCAAGCACCACAACAACCTAATTTTGGCTTCTACGAGGACAAACAGAGTTTCGctcagccaaagccaaacacTCCACATTTTTATCAAAACACGGCGCCCCAGGAGCAAATGCACCGAcctcggcagcagcaacaaatgccGTTTGGACAGGGCCGTGGTAGGAACTTTGGTCGAGGTGGAGGGGGCTTCAATCGCAGGCCCCACCACCACTTCAAAGATCACGGCTCCCAATACTTCCATCCCTCCATGCTGGAGGATCCTTGGCGCGACTTAATGGCCCGTCACAATGCCATCCACGGGCCCAGCGTTGATGAGGAACAAGTCGGGGTATAA